A section of the Stenotrophomonas sp. 364 genome encodes:
- a CDS encoding ligand-binding sensor domain-containing diguanylate cyclase — MSQGGRGSRWRPVQLNVIRRLGAALLWLCLCGVLSWPLAAQDGPPPLRDYAIDVWTSRNGLPHNSLRDIAQTPEGHLWFATWEGLVRYNGLDFTVFDRSTRPGLRDNGVGALLVDRSGALWISDSRGNVTRRGSDGRWQVYEHQAGTPQVLIQAMQMDSHGRLWLLYEGQGIGSLVPDGGIQYQPHPPEVPMAMSFTKLVVDAQDRVWVGTLDGLVVRDTDGVLRRAPDSFGLGRGLVWPYRGPDGVMWIVASERIYRMQDGVPQLQHRLPGVMHITAMLQDRHGDLWLGTENQGLLRLSRHGLERLPTGLSLPGGRVVSLREDAEGSIWVGANGGLYRLRETLFSSFTERDGLSGDYIRTVLEDQRRQVWIGSASGLDRRDAQGRFSPVTLRNSGGKTPSVLSLAQGHDGDLWVGTFGDGVFRLDAQGRTLRNYGTADGLPGGNIRAISVDRAGVVWAGTQKGVVRIDGHGVEVPRVPGMPGGLITALAHDAEGALWIGTIEGIRVLRGNRVQSIDLAPLGGGRSVFGFQQVGDAMWVSSDRGLYRWQDGRLARVGLEQGMPVDTVFQLVPDRIGNVWISSNRGVLRTDMAMLNDVADGRTARIEVEHYNEIDGMANSQANGSSGPSAILRQDGTFWVVTAGGLSTVDPLRLQRFRERLAPPAVIESVQVDGKPLHWQGANHNSIPGGRRLSVSYVGLSYLMSERIRYRTRLTGLDKGWIERGQQRSVEFIGLPPGDYTLHVSAAHPGGSWSDSEAVWDFTVEPFLWQRRSVQAVAALLLLGGLIALYLYLIHRYKASNVRLAQKVDEATRDLQAQTVNLQALNQEKTELADRLAVQAEQFGRQAREDALTGLPNRRAFDEALARDFARSQRSGHPLCLVVLDIDHFKEVNDQHSHSVGDVVLVEVARVIASACRDSDMPARTGGEEFTLLLNDTRLAEAAQVCARLRGLFHDHPDWAGVPGLKVTFSAGLVELDAADRTPMLLYQRADRALYRAKSEGRDRTAIG, encoded by the coding sequence ATGAGCCAAGGGGGGCGTGGTAGCCGGTGGCGGCCGGTACAACTGAACGTTATTCGACGCCTGGGCGCCGCCTTGCTGTGGCTGTGCCTGTGCGGGGTGTTGTCGTGGCCGCTGGCGGCCCAGGACGGACCACCGCCACTGCGCGACTACGCCATCGACGTATGGACTTCGCGCAATGGCCTGCCGCACAACTCGCTGCGCGACATCGCCCAGACCCCCGAAGGCCACCTGTGGTTCGCCACCTGGGAAGGGCTGGTGCGCTACAACGGGCTGGATTTCACTGTGTTCGACCGCAGTACCCGGCCGGGCCTGCGCGACAACGGCGTGGGTGCGCTGCTGGTCGACCGTAGTGGTGCGCTGTGGATCAGCGATTCGCGCGGGAACGTGACCCGGCGCGGCAGCGACGGGCGCTGGCAGGTCTACGAACACCAGGCCGGCACCCCGCAGGTGCTGATCCAGGCGATGCAGATGGACAGCCATGGCCGCCTGTGGCTGCTCTACGAAGGGCAGGGGATCGGCAGCCTGGTTCCGGACGGCGGCATCCAGTACCAGCCGCACCCGCCCGAGGTGCCGATGGCGATGAGCTTCACCAAGCTGGTGGTGGATGCGCAGGATCGGGTCTGGGTAGGCACCCTGGACGGGCTGGTGGTGCGCGACACCGACGGTGTACTGCGCCGCGCGCCGGACAGCTTCGGGCTGGGGCGCGGCCTGGTCTGGCCCTACCGCGGGCCGGACGGCGTGATGTGGATCGTGGCCTCCGAGCGCATCTACCGCATGCAGGACGGTGTGCCGCAGCTGCAGCACCGCCTGCCGGGCGTCATGCACATCACCGCGATGCTGCAGGACCGCCATGGCGACCTGTGGCTGGGCACCGAGAACCAGGGCCTGCTGCGCCTGTCGCGGCATGGCCTGGAGCGCCTGCCCACCGGGCTGTCGCTGCCCGGCGGGCGCGTTGTGAGCCTGCGCGAGGACGCCGAAGGCAGCATCTGGGTGGGCGCCAACGGCGGCCTGTACCGGCTGCGCGAAACCTTGTTCAGCAGCTTCACCGAACGCGACGGGCTCAGCGGCGACTACATCCGCACGGTGTTGGAGGACCAGCGGCGGCAGGTGTGGATCGGCAGTGCCAGCGGCCTGGACCGGCGCGATGCGCAGGGCCGGTTCTCACCGGTGACCCTGCGCAACAGCGGCGGCAAGACGCCGTCGGTGCTCAGCCTGGCCCAGGGCCACGATGGCGACCTGTGGGTCGGCACGTTTGGCGACGGGGTGTTCCGGCTGGATGCCCAAGGCCGCACGCTGCGCAACTACGGCACTGCCGACGGCCTGCCCGGCGGCAACATCCGCGCCATCAGCGTCGATCGCGCCGGGGTGGTGTGGGCCGGTACCCAGAAGGGCGTGGTGCGCATCGACGGCCACGGGGTGGAAGTGCCGCGCGTGCCGGGCATGCCGGGGGGGCTGATCACCGCCCTGGCGCACGATGCCGAGGGCGCGCTGTGGATCGGGACCATCGAAGGCATCCGCGTGCTGCGCGGCAACCGCGTGCAAAGCATCGATCTTGCCCCACTGGGTGGCGGCCGCAGCGTGTTCGGCTTCCAGCAGGTCGGCGACGCGATGTGGGTCAGCAGCGACCGTGGCCTGTACCGCTGGCAGGACGGCCGCCTGGCACGGGTCGGGCTGGAGCAGGGCATGCCGGTGGACACCGTGTTCCAGCTGGTGCCCGACCGCATCGGCAACGTGTGGATCAGCAGCAACCGCGGCGTGCTGCGCACCGACATGGCCATGCTCAACGACGTGGCCGATGGCCGCACCGCGCGAATCGAGGTGGAGCACTACAACGAGATCGACGGCATGGCCAACTCGCAGGCCAACGGCAGTTCCGGGCCGTCTGCGATCCTGCGCCAGGACGGCACGTTCTGGGTGGTGACCGCAGGGGGCCTGAGCACGGTCGACCCGCTGCGCCTGCAGCGCTTCCGCGAGCGGCTGGCGCCGCCGGCGGTGATCGAAAGCGTGCAGGTCGATGGCAAGCCGCTGCACTGGCAGGGCGCCAACCACAACAGTATTCCCGGTGGACGTCGGCTCAGCGTGAGCTATGTCGGCCTGAGCTATTTGATGTCCGAACGGATCCGCTACCGTACCCGGCTGACCGGCCTGGACAAGGGCTGGATCGAGCGCGGCCAACAGCGCAGCGTGGAGTTCATCGGTCTGCCGCCGGGTGATTACACCCTGCACGTGTCCGCCGCGCACCCCGGTGGCAGCTGGAGCGACAGCGAGGCGGTGTGGGACTTCACCGTTGAACCGTTCCTGTGGCAGCGCCGCAGCGTACAGGCGGTGGCCGCGCTGCTGCTGTTGGGCGGTCTGATCGCGCTGTACCTGTACCTGATCCACCGCTACAAGGCCAGCAACGTGCGCCTGGCGCAGAAGGTGGACGAAGCTACCCGCGACCTGCAGGCGCAGACGGTGAACCTGCAGGCGTTGAACCAGGAAAAGACCGAACTGGCCGACCGTCTGGCGGTGCAGGCCGAGCAGTTCGGCCGCCAGGCACGCGAGGATGCACTGACCGGGCTGCCCAACCGGCGCGCCTTCGATGAAGCACTGGCGCGCGACTTCGCCCGTTCCCAGCGCAGTGGCCATCCGTTGTGCCTGGTGGTGCTGGACATCGACCACTTCAAGGAAGTGAATGACCAGCACAGTCACAGCGTGGGCGACGTGGTGCTGGTGGAAGTGGCCCGCGTGATCGCCTCGGCCTGCCGCGATTCGGACATGCCCGCGCGTACCGGCGGCGAAGAGTTCACGCTGCTGCTCAACGACACCCGCCTGGCCGAAGCGGCGCAGGTATGCGCGCGCCTGCGCGGGCTGTTCCATGACCACCCGGACTGGGCCGGCGTGCCGGGCCTGAAGGTGACCTTCAGCGCGGGCCTGGTGGAACTGGATGCCGCCGACCGCACCCCGATGCTGCTCTACCAGCGCGCCGACCGCGCGCTGTACCGCGCCAAGAGCGAAGGCCGCGACCGCACCGCCATCGGGTAG